The genomic region AGAGAAGCTTAAACGCAGAAACTAAGCTCAAAAAACTAAAAGTAAAAGAGGAGCCTCCTTCCAGAATAATTGACTCCAAGAATAGAGGTTTGAACTTCAAGGAAATGAGCAGAAGAGTGGAAGCAGAAGCAGAAGAAACTCCAGTCAAAAGACTTAGCCAGCAGGAAGGTGCTAAAGACAGCCAAGAGAAAGAGACCAGACCAGTGAACAAAGAAGTAAAGACTAAACAGAAGCTTTCTACCAAGATGAAAAGTTCAGGTCCTGTAACTCAGCCATTGCTGAAGAAAGAggcaaatgacaaaaaaattgataagatACCAAAACCTGCAATAAGCAGCAGGAAACCAGTTGAGAAGGAGGTCACAAAAGCAAAGAATTTATCACGGCCTAAAGATCAAGCCAAGGTTACTACTCCAAAGCCTACTAAGCCTGAAAATGGATCGAATGTTACAAAGAATAAAGTTTCTAGTCAACGAAGTCCTACAGCTAACTCCCACTCTAATCGCATACCACAAGCTGTAGTTCATGGTCCCAGCGATCGGAAAAAGAGTccaacaaaaaaggaaaaggcagTGAGCAAGGCTACAGCAGCTAAAATAACTGTGAGTTGCTCAAGTTTGCATTCAGCTGTTATAATTCTAAATATTGTTAAACAGCATGTTGAAATACGATATTTAAAATGCCTCTGCTACATGCATTGAGCTATGAAAAAGGATGAAAATTAAATGCAGTTTATCTTCTGTTCAGGCTGAGAAATTAGAATGCAAAGGAGGCGACAAGATGATTGATCTTACATCTGAAAAAGATACTGTTTTGGAAGGCTGTAGCACTGAAACTGCAGATCAAATTCCTACAAAGGGGGCAACAGAACACAGTGATATTCAGATTGGAGGTAATTCCCTTTTTGactgaaaatttattaaagcACAGTGCTGTAGTTGACATAAGTCAGCTGTCATGTGCTCAAATTAGAGATGTAAATGCATACAGACATGCATTTCTGATGTAATTGCATGTAGAATGCATgtcataattaaataattgtgTATTGACATTTGCTGATTGTCTTCTGTAATGCTGACATCTCTCCACTCCAACAAGAACTTTTAGGGAAAAAACTTTAAAGGAATAAACCacgtaaaattttaaaagccACCATCATGTTAAGGTTCATGTCTTCTAACACAAATTAGCTAACCTTAAAAGAAAAGCATGTAGCTTGGGAACAAAGTCAACTTGATACAGCACAAGACATGCTTTCATGTTGTAGTTACTTAAAGAGAAACTTATGGGGGATTGAATGAGAAAACATTTTAGGATCTCCAAAGTCATAGGTGGAGTTTTACCTTTTCTTcacataaattttctttttctccattttgCTGATATATGGTATTTGGATTCAACTGTTAACTGCCTTGTAGGCAACCATATAATGGAATGTTTTCTgttgaattgaaaaaataCATTCTAATAGTttagtttaaaaaaatgtacTTCTGTAATTTATGTGCAGAATGTAGATGCTTAcctaacaatttcttttcctttttgtttcttttagaACACCACGATAAGAGCGAGGGTTCTGTTAGTGATGTTATTCCGGTGACTACTGATGATCAAAACAACATTGTACCCATTGGAGAAGTTGATGATGACCCTATCATTCCAATTGGAACCGACAATGAAAGCTTCACAATAGGGACCAGTCTAAAAGCTTTGCTATTGAGCAGTCCAGCTTTTCTCAATCATGCAGAGAAGCTTTTTGATCTTAATGTGAATGTCCCTACAACTCCACAAAAATTTGGCATCAGTGACTTTACAGATGCCAATGCACAACTCTCGATGGATTGTGCAAATGAAATTGTTCAACGAAGAAGCTTTCCCGATGCTCAAATGGTCTACCCTCCGTTATTAACCCTGGTTGGAAATTTCAAGAGTTATATCTGTCTAGATCATTTGTTAAAGAAAACTTCTGATGGGGTTGAGGCTCTGAGAAGCTATAGTGAACTTGCTGGTGAGAACTATCCTATTGATAGTCTTTATGCAATGCTGGAAAGAGACATAAAGCACAGTGAAGTCCTAAGTGGAATATGGGACTTGGGTTGGAGGAAAGGATTTTCTGTGGATGACGCAATGCATGTTGTGGATGACATAGAGAAGCAACTATTGAGCGGGTTAATTGAGGAGATTTGTGCCTAAGTTCTGCTTTACCAACTTGTTAAATGGTTGAACAAATGCACAGCTTCAAGAAGTCAGTGTTGGAGCATCGTAAATAagcttttctttgtttgacaAAAGGAGGCAGAGTTGGAAGTCTTAGCCATATATCTCggattcaaaattaaatttcaaatgtGAAATTTTCGTTGCTGTTAGTGACGCATGTAAATTTAGATTCCTGGCACCTTGGTGTATTGATATCTAGATAAATTGAAATCTGTTCATAACccaagtcttttctttttttcttttctttcttgttaaatACATCATATGACCTAATGTAAGTGTCTTTGgatgaaaatattcttcaaatCTCATAAGTCGAGGTCAAGTAAGAAACTTAAATTTGGCCCAAACCAAAGAAATTTGCCCATTTACTCATTTAGACAATATTCACTCAATCAACCATTATTATACCTCCATATTTCAAGCTTTAATTTCAAAAGGGCACGGCAGCAACATTGTCTTATTCCATGCTTGACTGACTCGATCCCTTTCGGCAATGACAGCTACTCAAGCCTCAATCATACATCtttattcatcatttcttgGGCTGCATTTTCTGCCAACTGCCAAAAGTCTATGAGAAGCAGCTTGCCCATTGAAAGAGACAACCATCATAAAACAAACAGCGGGTTTCTTAATAacaataattacattattCTAATTTCATAGGGTATTTCTTTTAATCACATGCAGCAGAAAATGAAGAATCCCTTACCCTGCTTCTGATAAATTTGCAAACAGGCAAATTTGGAGTACCCTGTCTCTCTACCCATTCAGAATATGAAAGACAATGACATTATAACTACTACTATACCATTGAGCAGAACTTTTGGTAGCGGTCTCTTACTGCTACACATTCCTGCTTGTACCCTGAATCCCTGATGGCCAATAAAGCTGGTTTTGGTATGGCAGGCCTGGCTGTCTG from Theobroma cacao cultivar B97-61/B2 chromosome 9, Criollo_cocoa_genome_V2, whole genome shotgun sequence harbors:
- the LOC18588581 gene encoding uncharacterized protein LOC18588581, encoding MPQDSLRSVVYRSFVTCDDPKGVVECGTIRRSKSGSEKMEHKNEGRKARNRSNLCAARKAEREELVTKGAMEELHSSSSCQLLEVSKGAHKLNQVIDSWSKGLWYDGHSKDIAKDLLKGALDLQESLHMLGKLQEASHYMARLKKKEKEKSNRVINDQLIRRTNSSAAGEQIHPTRFQNPRLSTDGSSRDCIEELRKVIRDSLARQNLLPNINAEEKRCFSGRYSDSASDIPSTSSSQSSTVQTDNFTSMDSSISSAALEKKARRPSLIAKLMGLEEIPSKPLQTISQRELGSKKIFSQQRPIYEIDIPKGRKSQSVSQKEDPERRTLKDILETMHFKGLLKSNSIKEIKSDSHQLIDFFSEQMLVNDSPPIVLIKPRHDPHLQPKEKFVPAFQEERSLNAETKLKKLKVKEEPPSRIIDSKNRGLNFKEMSRRVEAEAEETPVKRLSQQEGAKDSQEKETRPVNKEVKTKQKLSTKMKSSGPVTQPLLKKEANDKKIDKIPKPAISSRKPVEKEVTKAKNLSRPKDQAKVTTPKPTKPENGSNVTKNKVSSQRSPTANSHSNRIPQAVVHGPSDRKKSPTKKEKAVSKATAAKITAEKLECKGGDKMIDLTSEKDTVLEGCSTETADQIPTKGATEHSDIQIGEHHDKSEGSVSDVIPVTTDDQNNIVPIGEVDDDPIIPIGTDNESFTIGTSLKALLLSSPAFLNHAEKLFDLNVNVPTTPQKFGISDFTDANAQLSMDCANEIVQRRSFPDAQMVYPPLLTLVGNFKSYICLDHLLKKTSDGVEALRSYSELAGENYPIDSLYAMLERDIKHSEVLSGIWDLGWRKGFSVDDAMHVVDDIEKQLLSGLIEEICA